From a single Prionailurus bengalensis isolate Pbe53 chromosome A1, Fcat_Pben_1.1_paternal_pri, whole genome shotgun sequence genomic region:
- the ECSCR gene encoding endothelial cell-specific chemotaxis regulator isoform X3: MGTVGATQLCWVILGFLLLQGHHSQPMTIQTSSLQGAFSSQSLTTEPLSSNTALEKASQVLDAASKPRTQSTSTVDGHSQSLLGLTQSQPQKYTSGLDTSQDVIPTSTTMSLRTRDDSTILPTPTSETVLTVAAFGVISFIVILVVVVIILVSVVSLRFKCRKNKESEDPQKPGSSGLSESCSTANGEKDSITLISMKNINMNNSKGCPTAEKVL; the protein is encoded by the exons ATGGGGACCGTTGGAGCAACGCAGCTGTGCTGGGTGATCCTTGGCTTCCTCCTACTCCAAG GCCACCATTCCCAACCCATGACAATACAGACATCTAGCCTTCAGG GAGCCTTCAGCAGTCAAAGTCTGACCACAGAGCCACTTTCTTCCAACACAG CTCTGGAAAAGGCCTCACAGGTCCTCGATGCAGCCAGTAAACCCaggacacagagcacgagcaccGTGGATGGTCACTCCCAATCCCTCTTGGGCCTGACCCAGTCTCAGCCACAGAAGTACACATCAGGACTTG ACACTTCTCAAGACGTTATTCCCACATCAACCACCATGAGCCTGAGGACAAGAGATGACTCGACCATCTTACCCACCCCCACATCAGAGACGGTGCTCACTGTGGCCGCATTTG GTGTTATCAGCTTCATTGTCATCCTGGTGGTTGTGGTGATCATCCTAGTGAGTGTGGTCAGTCTAAGGTTTAAGTGTCGGAAGAACAAGGAGTCTGAAG ATCCCCAGAAACCTGGGAGTTCAGGGTTATCTGAAAG CTGCTCTACAGCCAATGGGGAGAAAGACAGCATCACCCTGATCTCCATGAAGAATATCAACATGAATAACAGCAAAGGATGCCCCACAGCAGAGAAG GTTCTATAG
- the SMIM33 gene encoding small integral membrane protein 33, whose translation MINITFNKMVIHGAGRHPWSSPAVNGSAGQEPQRQLPDMLSGAWEPPRGDGLPLLTVIVTAFVLLAVCIVVAVHFGPRLHQGHATLPTEPPAPKPEGGIYLIHWRVLDPWDSHEDAQQEPPFPGSYPVPDRTTLSIEEVTYL comes from the exons ATGATAAACATCACATTCAACAAGATGGTTATCCATGGG GCTGGCCGCCATCCCTGGTCTTCTCCAGCTGTGAACGGGTCAGCGGGGCAGGAGCCCCAGAGGCAGCTCCCGGATATGCTGAGTGGGGCTTGGGAACCACCTCGAGGAGATGGGCTGCCCCTGCTCACTGTCATCGTCACTGCCTTTGTCCTGCTGGCAGTCTGTATTGTGGTGGCAGTCCACTTTGGGCCAAGACTACATCAGGGCCATGCCACTCTCCCCACAGAGCCACCAGCCCCGAAGCCAGAGGGTGGCATCTACCTCATCCACTGGCGAGTGTTGGACCCCTGGGACAGTCATGAAGATGCCCAGCAGGAACCTCCTTTCCCTGGCTCCTACCCTGTGCCAGATAGGACTACGCTCAGCATTGAAGAAGTCACATATCTATAG
- the STING1 gene encoding stimulator of interferon genes protein, with translation MPRTGLHPSIPRPRGMGAQKAALVLLAVCLAALWRLGESPDHTLRWLVLHLASLQLGLLFTGVCHLTEELCHLHSRYQGSYWRAMKACLGSPVRSGALLLLSCYFYSTLPSTDLPFTWMLALLGLSQALNILLDLQGLAPAEVSAVCEKKNFNVAHGLAWSYYIGYLRLILPGLPARVLTCNQLHNNILRGTGSHRLHILFPLDCGVPDDMSVADPNIRFLYELPQQSADRAGIKGRVYTNSVYALLENGQQAGICVLEYATPLQTLFAMSQDGRAGFSREDRLEQAKLFCRILEDILADTPECQNNCRLIVYQEPEEGSNFSLSQEILRHLRQEEREVTVGSVGTSMVRNPSVLSQEPNLLISGMEQPLPLRTDVF, from the exons ATGCCCCGCACTGGCCTGCACCCATCCATCCCAAGGCCCAGGGGCATGGGGGCCCAGAAGGCGGCTTTGGTCCTGTTGGCAGTCTGCCTGGCAGCCCTTTGGAGGCTGGGGGAGTCCCCGGACCACACTCTCCGATGGCTGGTGCTCCACCTGGCCTCCCTGCAGCTGGGACTGCTGTTCACGGGGGTCTGCCATCTGACTGAGGAGCTGTGTCACCTCCACTCCAG GTACCAGGGCAGCTACTGGAGAGCTATGAAGGCTTGCCTGGGCAGCCCCGTTCGCAGTGGGGCCCTGCTGCTGCTGTCCTGTTATTTCTACAGCACCCTCCCCAGCACAGACCTGCCCTTCACTTGGATGCTTGCCCTCCTGGGCCTCTCACAGGCATTGAACATCCTCCTGGACCTCCAg GGCCTAGCCCCAGCTGAGGTCTCTGCAGTctgtgaaaaaaagaatttcaacgTGGCCCATGGGCTGGCATGGTCATATTACATTGGGTACCTGCGGCTGATCCTGCCAG GGCTCCCGGCCCGGGTACTCACATGCAATCAGCTGCACAACAACATACTACGGGGCACAGGGAGCCATCGGCTGCACATCCTTTTCCCACTGGACTGTGGAGTGCCTGATGACATGAGTGTGGCCGACCCCAACATTCGCTTCCTGTATGAGCTGCCCCAGCAAAGCGCTGACCGCGCTGGCATCAAGGGCCGGGTTTACACCAACAGCGTCTATGCGCTTCTGGAAAACGGGCAACAG gcaggcaTCTGTGTTCTGGAGTACGCCACCCCCTTGCAGACCCTTTTTGCCATGTCACAGGATGGCCGAGCTGGCTTTAGCCGGGAGGATCGGCTTGAGCAGGCCAAACTCTTCTGCCGAATACTTGAAGACATCCTGGCAGACACCCCTGAGTGTCAGAACAACTGCCGCCTCATTGTCTACCAGG AACCCGAAGAGGGAAGCAACTTCTCCCTGTCACAGGAGATTCTCCGGCACCTTCggcaggaggaaagggaggtCACTGTGGGCAGTGTGGGGACCTCAATGGTACGCAATCCCTCTGTGCTGTCCCAAGAGCCCAATCTCCTCATCAGTGGCATGGAACAGCCTCTCCCACTCCGTACAGATGTCTTCTGA
- the ECSCR gene encoding endothelial cell-specific chemotaxis regulator isoform X1, which translates to MGTVGATQLCWVILGFLLLQGHHSQPMTIQTSSLQGAFSSQSLTTEPLSSNTGDSPSSEPSSPSPLASTETSALEKASQVLDAASKPRTQSTSTVDGHSQSLLGLTQSQPQKYTSGLDTSQDVIPTSTTMSLRTRDDSTILPTPTSETVLTVAAFGVISFIVILVVVVIILVSVVSLRFKCRKNKESEDPQKPGSSGLSESCSTANGEKDSITLISMKNINMNNSKGCPTAEKVL; encoded by the exons ATGGGGACCGTTGGAGCAACGCAGCTGTGCTGGGTGATCCTTGGCTTCCTCCTACTCCAAG GCCACCATTCCCAACCCATGACAATACAGACATCTAGCCTTCAGG GAGCCTTCAGCAGTCAAAGTCTGACCACAGAGCCACTTTCTTCCAACACAG GAGACAGCCCTTCCTCAGAGCCCAGCAGCCCAAGCCCTCTGGCCAGCACTGAGACCTCAG CTCTGGAAAAGGCCTCACAGGTCCTCGATGCAGCCAGTAAACCCaggacacagagcacgagcaccGTGGATGGTCACTCCCAATCCCTCTTGGGCCTGACCCAGTCTCAGCCACAGAAGTACACATCAGGACTTG ACACTTCTCAAGACGTTATTCCCACATCAACCACCATGAGCCTGAGGACAAGAGATGACTCGACCATCTTACCCACCCCCACATCAGAGACGGTGCTCACTGTGGCCGCATTTG GTGTTATCAGCTTCATTGTCATCCTGGTGGTTGTGGTGATCATCCTAGTGAGTGTGGTCAGTCTAAGGTTTAAGTGTCGGAAGAACAAGGAGTCTGAAG ATCCCCAGAAACCTGGGAGTTCAGGGTTATCTGAAAG CTGCTCTACAGCCAATGGGGAGAAAGACAGCATCACCCTGATCTCCATGAAGAATATCAACATGAATAACAGCAAAGGATGCCCCACAGCAGAGAAG GTTCTATAG
- the ECSCR gene encoding endothelial cell-specific chemotaxis regulator isoform X4, with protein MGTVGATQLCWVILGFLLLQGAFSSQSLTTEPLSSNTALEKASQVLDAASKPRTQSTSTVDGHSQSLLGLTQSQPQKYTSGLDTSQDVIPTSTTMSLRTRDDSTILPTPTSETVLTVAAFGVISFIVILVVVVIILVSVVSLRFKCRKNKESEDPQKPGSSGLSESCSTANGEKDSITLISMKNINMNNSKGCPTAEKVL; from the exons ATGGGGACCGTTGGAGCAACGCAGCTGTGCTGGGTGATCCTTGGCTTCCTCCTACTCCAAG GAGCCTTCAGCAGTCAAAGTCTGACCACAGAGCCACTTTCTTCCAACACAG CTCTGGAAAAGGCCTCACAGGTCCTCGATGCAGCCAGTAAACCCaggacacagagcacgagcaccGTGGATGGTCACTCCCAATCCCTCTTGGGCCTGACCCAGTCTCAGCCACAGAAGTACACATCAGGACTTG ACACTTCTCAAGACGTTATTCCCACATCAACCACCATGAGCCTGAGGACAAGAGATGACTCGACCATCTTACCCACCCCCACATCAGAGACGGTGCTCACTGTGGCCGCATTTG GTGTTATCAGCTTCATTGTCATCCTGGTGGTTGTGGTGATCATCCTAGTGAGTGTGGTCAGTCTAAGGTTTAAGTGTCGGAAGAACAAGGAGTCTGAAG ATCCCCAGAAACCTGGGAGTTCAGGGTTATCTGAAAG CTGCTCTACAGCCAATGGGGAGAAAGACAGCATCACCCTGATCTCCATGAAGAATATCAACATGAATAACAGCAAAGGATGCCCCACAGCAGAGAAG GTTCTATAG
- the ECSCR gene encoding endothelial cell-specific chemotaxis regulator isoform X2, which translates to MGTVGATQLCWVILGFLLLQGAFSSQSLTTEPLSSNTGDSPSSEPSSPSPLASTETSALEKASQVLDAASKPRTQSTSTVDGHSQSLLGLTQSQPQKYTSGLDTSQDVIPTSTTMSLRTRDDSTILPTPTSETVLTVAAFGVISFIVILVVVVIILVSVVSLRFKCRKNKESEDPQKPGSSGLSESCSTANGEKDSITLISMKNINMNNSKGCPTAEKVL; encoded by the exons ATGGGGACCGTTGGAGCAACGCAGCTGTGCTGGGTGATCCTTGGCTTCCTCCTACTCCAAG GAGCCTTCAGCAGTCAAAGTCTGACCACAGAGCCACTTTCTTCCAACACAG GAGACAGCCCTTCCTCAGAGCCCAGCAGCCCAAGCCCTCTGGCCAGCACTGAGACCTCAG CTCTGGAAAAGGCCTCACAGGTCCTCGATGCAGCCAGTAAACCCaggacacagagcacgagcaccGTGGATGGTCACTCCCAATCCCTCTTGGGCCTGACCCAGTCTCAGCCACAGAAGTACACATCAGGACTTG ACACTTCTCAAGACGTTATTCCCACATCAACCACCATGAGCCTGAGGACAAGAGATGACTCGACCATCTTACCCACCCCCACATCAGAGACGGTGCTCACTGTGGCCGCATTTG GTGTTATCAGCTTCATTGTCATCCTGGTGGTTGTGGTGATCATCCTAGTGAGTGTGGTCAGTCTAAGGTTTAAGTGTCGGAAGAACAAGGAGTCTGAAG ATCCCCAGAAACCTGGGAGTTCAGGGTTATCTGAAAG CTGCTCTACAGCCAATGGGGAGAAAGACAGCATCACCCTGATCTCCATGAAGAATATCAACATGAATAACAGCAAAGGATGCCCCACAGCAGAGAAG GTTCTATAG